The following is a genomic window from Sphingobacterium spiritivorum.
ATTAGAGATCAATCTGAATGCATTGGAGCATAATCTGAATGTGTATCGCGGACTGGTACCCAAAGATGTGAAAATGATGGCTATGGTTAAAGCCTTTTCTTATGGAAGCGGAAGTTTTGAAATTGCAAACCTCTTACAGTTTAATCAGGTAGATTATCTTACTGTAGCCTATGCAGATGAAGGTGTGGAATTGCGTAATGCAGGAATTACGCTGCCTATTGTAGTCATGAGTCCGGATGAAAATGCTTTTGAATCCGTAGTTCAGCATAATCTGGAACCTGAAATCTATAGTTTTCGTATTCTTCATGCCTTTATTTCATTTGTCAGGATCAAAGGCCTGAAAAATTTCCCTATTCATATCAAGGTAGATACCGGTATGCACAGGCTAGGTTTTATGCCGGATGAAGCAGAAGCGCTGATCGATATCCTGCGTCAACAGGATGTGGTCCGGGTACAATCGGCATTCTCTCATCTTGCCTCTGCTGCAAATTCACAGGATAATGCATTTACGGCTGAGCAGATCCTTAAGCTGGATCAGTTTGCGAAGAAACTGCAGCAGGAGCTGGGATATAGTTTTTTACGTCATATCGCAGCTACTTCAGGAATTGAGCTGTGGCCGTCCGCTTATTTTGATATGGTGCGTTTGGGGATAGGTATGTATGGTGTTGAGGCGAGCAGGACGGATCTCAGCTTACAGACAGTAGGTGTATTAAAGACGAATGTAACTCAGATTAAACATATTCCGGCATCAGAGACTGTCGGATACAACCGTCATGGAGTATTGTATCGGGACAGCAAAATTGCAACGATCAAGATCGGTTATGCAGATGGATATGACCGTCGGTTTGGTAACGGAGTAGGGAAGATGCTGGTCAACGGACATCTCGTGCCGACTGTAGGGGATATTTGTATGGATATGTGTATGCTCGATGTGACAGATATTGCTGTAAGTGAAGAAGATGAAGTTGTTGTGTTTCCGGATATTACAGCGGCTGCAAACAGTATTGGGACGATTCCGTATGAGTTACTTGTCAATATTTCACAACGGGTAAAAAGAGTATATTTTTACGAATAATGCGCTGATGATTTCGCATCTTTGTAAATCATTTTTTAGGGTATAATACACCATGTTTTCAAAAATTTTTAGAGGGTTTTTAAACTATCTGATCAAGGGTACCTTGGTCATGGTTCCTTTAGCAGGAGCAATTTTTCTGATTGTCTGGATTGTAGCATCAGTAGATTCGACTTTGAATCTGACCGAACATTTCTTAGAGGATGAAAGCGGTCATCCCTTGTATATTCCGGGTATCGGGATATTAACCGTTATACTGATCCTGGTTCTGGCTGGAGTTATATTCACAAATTTTGTGACAGATCCGATCAAGCAGTGGATTACACGCCAGATTAACCGTATACCTTTGTTCAATACCTTGTATTCCTCCATTAAGGATTTCACGGAAGCTTTTGTCGGGGATGCCAAGAAATTCAACGAGCCGGTATTGGTTACTGTAAACGATATGGGACTTAAGAAGATCGGATTTCTGACACAACATGATCTGAGCAAACTCAATCTTCCGGATGATGTGATAGTTTACTTTCCCTATTCCTACTCTTTTGCAGGTCAGGTCGTGATTGTTAAGGCTGATAAGGTAGAAAAATTGAATATGTCTGCTACAGATGCGATGAAACTGGTTGTTTCAGGCGGTGTCAGCGGTTTGGAGTAAGATAATTATAAATATATATCGAAATGGCCCTGCAAATTCCTTGCAGGGCCATTTTTGTATTATCTGGTTTTTATCTGATTCGTGAAATTGTTATTCTCATTGCGAAGGTCAAACTGCTTTGCCAGTAACTTTGCTTTATCCAGATAGTAAGTGTAAATCTCATCTACCGTATAGGTGTTTTCCGGGCGATACAAAGCGTGCGAAGGAGGAATATTCAGCGTTACGGTTTCTCCGCCTTGTTTTTGAGATAACGCTTCTGCCATTCCTCTTGCAAAGAAAAACCTTGTGCTCTTATCAGTATCCAATGTCCATGGGATGAATTGTTCTACATAATTCCAGGCTGATTCGGGTTTTAAGGCAAAGATGACAGGCATAAAATCTCCCAATGAACTAATGAGGTAAGTATCTTCTTCCCGCTCCGATAATTCCTGTATCACACGATCCAGGTATTGCTGTGCAATATCCTGCTGACCGTTTATCAGGGCATGGTAAGCAATATTGACACGTGTTACAAGCGGAACACGTGCACAGGTATACTGTTCCTGAAGGATAGGCTGAGCTTTATTCAGACCTTCCTCAAAATTATTATCCTGCAATAGCGTCAGTACTTCACTGTCGAGTTCACAAGCTTGACAATCACTGATTCCGTCCCGTGGAAAGAGGTTGATCTGGCTTTGCAGGTAAAGACTCTTTTCCACATCCATCTGTTCTGCTGCTTCATGCAAGAGTTTGGAATGATAAGCTCGCAGATTATATCCTTCCAGTTCAGATCTTCTTTTGAAATCGTCCATAATATTATTCATGTGTGCAAGGCTGATTTCAGGATTAGACTGTACTTCACTTATGATCCATTTGTATTTCCATAGCAATTCTTCGACATCATACTCATCAG
Proteins encoded in this region:
- a CDS encoding DUF502 domain-containing protein translates to MFSKIFRGFLNYLIKGTLVMVPLAGAIFLIVWIVASVDSTLNLTEHFLEDESGHPLYIPGIGILTVILILVLAGVIFTNFVTDPIKQWITRQINRIPLFNTLYSSIKDFTEAFVGDAKKFNEPVLVTVNDMGLKKIGFLTQHDLSKLNLPDDVIVYFPYSYSFAGQVVIVKADKVEKLNMSATDAMKLVVSGGVSGLE